In one Candidatus Delongbacteria bacterium genomic region, the following are encoded:
- a CDS encoding CoA pyrophosphatase, protein MDHAAPGDRHALLDGFEEFLARRSRRVLDFVDDKPAHRGTGAATGARQSAVLVCLAADHGNDLRLLYVVRSRTLTHHPGQIGFPGGRVEPADGGLVQAALRETLEEVAIPAERVRVLGLLDDQYTSASQHVVTPVLGMLDPEAQPRIVSDENESLFWMGLARLEAECRPVTLRAPGEPWKREGQWVFPTPCGPLWGLSSRITHNLLQILRQYHSFS, encoded by the coding sequence ATGGATCACGCCGCACCGGGGGACAGGCACGCTCTCCTGGACGGGTTCGAGGAATTCCTGGCCCGCCGCAGTCGCCGGGTACTGGATTTCGTGGACGACAAGCCCGCCCACCGGGGAACGGGTGCAGCGACAGGGGCGCGCCAGTCGGCCGTGCTGGTCTGCCTCGCCGCGGATCACGGAAACGATCTGCGACTGTTGTATGTGGTACGCAGCCGGACTCTGACGCACCACCCCGGGCAGATCGGCTTTCCCGGAGGACGGGTCGAGCCCGCTGACGGAGGACTGGTCCAGGCAGCCCTGCGGGAGACCCTGGAAGAAGTCGCGATTCCCGCCGAGCGCGTGCGTGTACTGGGACTGCTGGACGACCAGTACACGTCCGCGTCGCAGCATGTGGTCACACCCGTGCTGGGCATGCTGGACCCGGAGGCCCAGCCCCGCATCGTCAGTGACGAGAACGAGAGTCTGTTCTGGATGGGCCTGGCCCGGCTGGAGGCCGAGTGTCGCCCCGTGACGCTGAGAGCACCGGGGGAGCCCTGGAAGCGTGAAGGTCAGTGGGTCTTTCCGACTCCATGCGGCCCGCTCTGGGGGCTGAGTTCGCGGATCACACACAACCTTCTGCAGATTCTTCGCCAGTATCACAGCTTTTCCTGA